One genomic window of Bradyrhizobium sp. CCGE-LA001 includes the following:
- a CDS encoding cysteine desulfurase — protein sequence MSTHPAVKNGTYDVARVRQDFPALAMQVYGKNLVYLDNAASAQKPSAVLDRMTQAYTSEYANVHRGLHYLANAATEAYEGGRTKVAQFINAARTEEVIFTRNATEAINLVASSWGEPNVKEGDEIVISIMEHHSNIVPWHFLRERQGAVIKWAPVDDEGNFLVDEFEKLLTAKTKLVAITQMSNALGTIVPIKEVVKIAHARGIPVLVDGSQGAVHLPVDVQDLGCDFYVFTGHKVYGPTGIGVLWAKYDHLVAMRPFNGGGEMIREVSRDFISYGDPPHKFEAGTPAIVEAVGLGAAIDYVNSIGKERIAAHEADLTAYAQEKLREINSLRLIGMARGKGPVISFELKGAHAHDVATVIDRQGIAVRAGTHCVMPLLERFNVTATCRASFGMYNTREEVDHLAQALLKARDLFA from the coding sequence ATGAGCACACATCCGGCAGTCAAGAACGGCACCTATGACGTCGCGCGCGTGCGCCAGGACTTCCCGGCGCTCGCAATGCAGGTCTACGGCAAGAACCTGGTGTATCTCGATAACGCCGCCTCGGCGCAGAAGCCGAGCGCCGTGCTCGACCGCATGACGCAGGCGTACACTAGCGAATACGCCAACGTGCATCGCGGCCTGCATTACCTCGCCAATGCCGCGACGGAAGCCTATGAGGGCGGCCGCACCAAGGTGGCGCAGTTCATCAATGCGGCCCGCACCGAAGAAGTGATCTTCACCCGCAACGCGACCGAGGCCATCAATCTGGTCGCGTCTTCGTGGGGTGAGCCGAACGTCAAAGAGGGCGACGAGATCGTCATCTCGATCATGGAGCACCACTCCAACATCGTGCCCTGGCATTTCCTCAGGGAGCGTCAGGGTGCGGTGATCAAGTGGGCGCCGGTCGACGACGAGGGCAATTTCCTCGTCGACGAGTTCGAGAAGTTGCTGACCGCCAAGACCAAGCTGGTCGCGATCACGCAGATGTCGAACGCGCTCGGCACCATCGTGCCGATCAAGGAGGTCGTGAAAATCGCCCATGCCCGCGGCATTCCGGTGCTGGTCGACGGCAGCCAGGGCGCGGTGCATCTGCCCGTCGACGTCCAGGACCTCGGCTGCGATTTCTACGTCTTCACCGGCCACAAGGTGTACGGGCCGACCGGCATCGGTGTGCTCTGGGCCAAATACGACCACCTCGTCGCGATGCGCCCATTCAACGGCGGCGGCGAGATGATCCGCGAGGTCTCGCGGGATTTCATCAGCTACGGCGATCCCCCGCACAAGTTCGAGGCGGGAACGCCCGCGATCGTGGAGGCCGTCGGGCTTGGTGCTGCCATCGACTACGTCAACTCGATCGGCAAGGAGCGCATCGCCGCACATGAGGCCGATCTGACGGCCTACGCGCAGGAGAAGCTGCGCGAGATCAACTCGCTGCGGCTGATCGGCATGGCGAGGGGCAAGGGGCCGGTGATCTCCTTCGAGCTCAAAGGCGCGCACGCCCATGATGTCGCCACCGTGATCGACCGCCAGGGCATCGCGGTGCGCGCCGGCACCCATTGCGTGATGCCGCTTTTAGAGCGGTTCAACGTGACCGCGACGTGCCGGGCCTCGTTCGGCATGTATAATACGCGGGAAGAAGTCGATCATCTGGCACAGGCGCTGCTGAAGGCGCGGGATTTGTTCGCATGA
- a CDS encoding SUF system Fe-S cluster assembly protein: MSDTAEIKANPMETQSALPPEETERLTTEIIAGLKTVFDPEIPADIYELGLIYKVEIKDDRSVDVQMTLTTPNCPAAGELPTMVENAVASVPGVGVVDVKVVWEPPWSPERMSDEARLVLNMW; encoded by the coding sequence ATGAGTGACACGGCCGAAATCAAAGCCAATCCGATGGAGACTCAATCGGCGCTGCCGCCGGAGGAGACCGAACGGCTGACCACCGAAATCATCGCCGGCCTCAAGACCGTGTTCGATCCGGAGATCCCCGCCGACATCTACGAGCTTGGCCTGATCTACAAGGTCGAGATCAAGGACGACCGTTCGGTCGACGTCCAGATGACGCTGACGACGCCGAACTGCCCGGCCGCCGGCGAGCTGCCGACCATGGTCGAGAACGCGGTTGCCAGCGTGCCCGGTGTCGGCGTGGTCGACGTCAAGGTCGTCTGGGAGCCGCCGTGGTCGCCCGAGCGCATGAGCGACGAGGCCCGCCTCGTGCTCAACATGTGGTGA
- a CDS encoding HesB/IscA family protein → MTQATPAPTPKPRRPRPQVMRLTDAAAQRITELTQRADSEIVGLRVGVKNGGCAGQSYTVEYAHDVRPTDEVVEDKGVKILVDPKAVLFLLGTEMDYKADKMQAQFVFNNPNQISACGCGESVELRPAKVEG, encoded by the coding sequence ATGACCCAGGCGACACCAGCACCTACTCCGAAGCCGCGGCGGCCACGCCCGCAGGTGATGCGGCTGACGGATGCTGCTGCCCAGCGCATTACCGAGCTGACCCAGCGCGCCGATTCCGAGATCGTGGGCCTGCGCGTCGGCGTAAAGAACGGCGGCTGCGCCGGCCAGTCCTACACGGTCGAATACGCCCATGATGTCCGCCCGACCGACGAGGTCGTCGAGGACAAGGGCGTCAAGATCCTGGTCGATCCCAAGGCCGTGCTGTTCCTGCTCGGCACCGAGATGGACTACAAGGCCGACAAGATGCAGGCCCAGTTCGTCTTCAACAACCCCAACCAGATCTCCGCCTGCGGCTGCGGCGAGTCGGTCGAGCTGCGGCCGGCGAAGGTCGAGGGGTAG
- a CDS encoding GGDEF domain-containing protein translates to MVKVLDEHERTMAFAEVALGQIRSLRQTAIPRNYEIWYVYATGYNAPLNKIINETLARNGKLTEADLEQIYETYLSHIKTTDRIDKVGARVIGEIDDVMKVLGDALGISGSYDASLSGATAKLSSAKSRDQVKAIVETLLRSTSEMREANKALEDRLTLSKNEISNLQQSLEAIRAESLTDPLTGLGNRKYFDRMIGMAVQNALASGEPLSLLLFDIDHFKSFNDSYGHLTGDQVLRLVGLSLKQTIKGQDITARYGGEEFAVVLPNTALRQALTVADHIRRAVMAKELKKKSTGEILGRVTISVGVSMLKPGDDPDALIERADACLYAAKRNGRNRVICEVDPEFAVETHNRVA, encoded by the coding sequence GTGGTCAAGGTACTCGATGAACACGAACGCACGATGGCGTTCGCCGAGGTTGCGCTCGGACAAATCCGATCGCTTCGGCAAACGGCAATTCCCCGAAATTACGAGATCTGGTACGTCTATGCGACGGGCTACAACGCCCCGCTCAACAAGATCATCAACGAGACGCTGGCGCGCAACGGCAAGCTGACCGAAGCCGATCTCGAACAGATCTACGAGACCTATCTCTCCCACATCAAGACCACCGACCGCATCGACAAGGTCGGCGCGCGCGTCATCGGCGAGATCGACGACGTGATGAAGGTTCTCGGCGATGCGCTCGGGATCAGCGGCTCCTACGACGCCAGCCTGTCGGGTGCAACCGCGAAGCTGTCGTCAGCCAAGAGCCGCGACCAGGTCAAGGCGATCGTGGAAACGCTGCTCCGTTCGACCAGCGAGATGCGCGAGGCCAACAAGGCCCTGGAAGACCGCCTCACGCTGTCCAAGAACGAGATCAGCAATCTGCAGCAGAGCCTGGAGGCGATCCGCGCCGAGAGCTTGACCGATCCCCTCACCGGCCTCGGCAACCGCAAATATTTCGACCGCATGATCGGCATGGCCGTGCAGAACGCGCTCGCCTCCGGCGAGCCGCTGTCGCTGCTGCTGTTCGACATCGATCATTTCAAGTCGTTCAACGATTCCTACGGCCACCTCACCGGCGACCAGGTGCTGCGGCTCGTCGGCCTTTCCCTGAAGCAGACCATCAAGGGCCAGGACATCACCGCGCGCTATGGCGGCGAGGAGTTCGCCGTCGTGCTGCCCAACACTGCGCTGCGCCAGGCGCTCACGGTCGCCGATCACATCCGCCGCGCCGTAATGGCGAAGGAATTGAAGAAGAAATCCACCGGCGAGATCCTAGGCCGCGTCACCATCTCCGTCGGCGTCTCCATGCTCAAGCCGGGCGACGACCCCGACGCGCTGATCGAGCGTGCAGATGCCTGCCTCTACGCCGCCAAGCGCAACGGGCGCAACCGTGTGATCTGCGAAGTCGATCCGGAATTCGCGGTCGAGACGCACAACCGCGTGGCGTAA
- a CDS encoding DEAD/DEAH box helicase, whose translation MSFSDLGLSEKVLAAVAATGYTTPTPIQEQAIPHVLARKDVLGIAQTGTGKTAAFVLPMLTILEKGRARARMPRTLILEPTRELAAQVKENFDRYGAGQKLNVALLIGGVSFGDQDAKLMRGVDVLIATPGRLLDHTERGGLLLTGVELLVIDEADRMLDMGFIPDIERICKLVPFTRQTLFFTATMPPEIRRITEAFLHNPQKVEVSRPATTAVTVTQAQVPAGREAHEKRELLRRLLRDAKDLKNAIIFCNRKREVAIVHKSLQKHGFSVGALHGDMDQPARMAALDQFRKGELPLLVASDVAARGLDIPEVSHVFNFDVPHHADDYVHRIGRTGRAGRTGTAISIVTPLDQKSMVAIEKLIGQSIPRAEGDYEVNAEAAEGDERPREQRGRERSRGGRGKTQRGERRGHDRERSHEPREARGEERPSAETRPAPEAKPAREPRSPREGRQSSEPRRGARQQATASHVPSIGRPEPRRQREADTEPGDHSHLPAFLLRPVRSPAGA comes from the coding sequence ATGTCCTTTTCAGATCTCGGACTGTCCGAAAAAGTCCTCGCCGCAGTGGCGGCCACCGGTTACACCACCCCCACCCCCATCCAGGAACAGGCGATTCCCCACGTCCTCGCACGCAAGGACGTGCTCGGCATCGCCCAGACCGGCACCGGCAAGACCGCGGCCTTCGTGCTGCCGATGCTCACCATCCTCGAAAAGGGTCGCGCCCGCGCACGCATGCCGCGCACGCTGATCCTCGAGCCGACCCGCGAGCTCGCGGCCCAGGTCAAGGAAAACTTCGACCGCTACGGCGCAGGCCAGAAGCTCAACGTCGCGCTTCTGATCGGCGGCGTCTCCTTCGGCGACCAGGATGCCAAGCTGATGCGCGGCGTCGACGTGCTGATCGCAACGCCCGGCCGCCTGCTCGACCACACCGAGCGCGGCGGTCTCCTGCTCACCGGCGTCGAGTTGCTCGTCATCGACGAAGCCGACCGCATGCTGGACATGGGCTTCATCCCCGACATCGAGCGCATCTGCAAGCTCGTCCCGTTCACGCGGCAGACCCTATTCTTCACCGCGACCATGCCGCCGGAGATCCGGCGCATCACCGAGGCCTTCCTGCACAATCCGCAGAAGGTTGAAGTCTCCCGCCCCGCCACCACCGCCGTGACCGTGACGCAGGCCCAGGTGCCCGCCGGACGCGAGGCGCATGAGAAGCGCGAGCTGCTTCGCCGCCTGCTGCGCGATGCCAAGGACCTCAAGAACGCGATCATCTTCTGCAATCGCAAGCGCGAAGTCGCCATCGTTCACAAGTCGCTCCAGAAGCACGGCTTCAGCGTCGGGGCGTTGCACGGCGACATGGACCAGCCGGCCCGCATGGCGGCGCTGGATCAGTTCCGCAAGGGGGAGCTGCCGCTGCTGGTGGCCTCCGACGTCGCGGCGCGCGGCCTCGACATTCCCGAGGTCAGCCACGTCTTCAATTTCGACGTCCCCCATCACGCCGACGACTACGTTCATCGCATCGGACGCACCGGCCGCGCCGGCCGCACCGGCACCGCGATCTCCATCGTGACGCCGCTCGACCAGAAGTCGATGGTGGCGATCGAGAAGCTGATCGGCCAGAGCATTCCGCGCGCCGAGGGCGATTACGAGGTCAACGCCGAGGCTGCCGAAGGGGACGAGCGTCCCCGCGAGCAGCGCGGCCGTGAGCGTTCGCGCGGCGGACGCGGTAAAACGCAGCGCGGCGAGCGACGCGGTCACGACCGCGAGCGCAGCCACGAGCCGCGCGAGGCGCGTGGCGAGGAACGGCCTTCAGCCGAAACAAGGCCCGCTCCCGAGGCGAAGCCTGCACGCGAGCCGAGGTCTCCGCGTGAAGGCAGGCAATCATCCGAGCCGCGTCGCGGCGCCCGTCAGCAGGCCACTGCCTCGCATGTGCCGTCGATCGGCCGTCCCGAGCCGCGCCGGCAACGTGAGGCCGATACCGAGCCGGGCGATCATTCGCATCTGCCGGCATTCCTGCTGCGGCCGGTCCGCTCCCCCGCCGGGGCTTGA
- a CDS encoding helix-turn-helix domain-containing protein — translation MYRWCTDEVEPHDRFDYWREVRAKGLFGVTAELERERRADFYGEFSLRQLGGAGLVELKASAYTVERSASDIAYAPGDAICVYQQLGSGGWFGGMRASDFSIANGSFATSHTDLPYRTVPLGAGGFHLRILKIPVSSIPGQDKRMRELAPRTFDDAGLAPLLGACFADLGEAAADDEGAAGSASQASLVEALAHLALIERGILRPGSRRGQAALRTGRLSQARRLIARHLQDPNLAPNMVADLLGVSVRHLHMLFETAEKSFSQTVTDERLKQSRRLMREAPDRLIADIATSCGFESLATYYRVFNAAYGMAPGDFRAQGPEGH, via the coding sequence GTGTATCGCTGGTGCACCGACGAGGTCGAGCCGCACGACCGCTTCGACTATTGGCGCGAGGTCCGCGCCAAGGGCCTGTTCGGCGTCACGGCCGAGCTCGAGCGCGAACGCCGCGCCGATTTCTACGGCGAGTTCTCGCTGCGCCAGCTTGGCGGAGCCGGCCTCGTCGAGCTGAAGGCCTCAGCCTACACGGTCGAGCGCAGCGCATCCGACATCGCCTACGCGCCGGGCGATGCCATCTGCGTCTACCAGCAGCTCGGCAGCGGCGGCTGGTTTGGCGGGATGCGCGCAAGCGATTTTTCGATCGCCAATGGCAGCTTCGCGACCAGCCATACGGACCTGCCCTACCGCACCGTGCCGCTCGGCGCAGGCGGCTTCCACTTGCGGATCCTGAAGATTCCGGTGAGCAGCATCCCGGGACAGGACAAGCGCATGCGCGAGCTTGCCCCACGGACCTTCGACGATGCCGGCCTGGCGCCCCTGCTCGGCGCCTGCTTTGCCGATCTCGGCGAAGCTGCCGCGGACGATGAAGGCGCCGCCGGGAGCGCTTCGCAGGCCTCCCTCGTCGAGGCTCTGGCTCATCTGGCGCTGATCGAACGCGGTATCCTGAGGCCCGGCAGCCGGCGGGGACAGGCCGCACTGCGGACCGGCCGTCTCTCGCAGGCCCGGCGCCTGATCGCGCGTCACCTGCAAGACCCCAATCTCGCACCGAACATGGTCGCCGATCTGCTCGGCGTGTCGGTGCGCCACCTGCACATGCTGTTCGAGACCGCTGAGAAGAGCTTCTCGCAGACCGTGACCGACGAGCGCCTGAAACAGAGCCGCCGCCTGATGCGCGAGGCGCCGGACCGGCTGATCGCTGATATCGCGACCTCCTGCGGCTTCGAGAGCCTGGCGACCTACTACCGGGTCTTCAACGCCGCCTATGGCATGGCCCCCGGTGATTTCCGGGCCCAGGGCCCCGAGGGGCACTAG
- a CDS encoding caspase family protein has protein sequence MTRRLFRILAALGLAAGLSGFAFPAYAEKRVALVVGNNDYRNVPKLLKAVNDARTMGDTLKQLGFSVMVAENQSQQQFSETLLAFDKAIEPGDTAFFFYAGHGFEIAGQNYLLPTDVPAATEGQEELVRDASILADRIVERLQNKKARTSILVFDACRNNPFERKGTRAVAGAGGLAPMTQLPEGVFSVFSAGPRQTALDRLSNDDANPNSVFTRTFAKELLKPGENLVQVAQRTRRAVSELADTVKHRQVPVYFDQMVDDVFLSGLAKDAIARSDDPPPTKLAALPPVSVPQLPKEEATNAPIASFSRHNGGWSVVFSFADPTLGISWRMAGKGDFRETGFIDTLDPRTRKRMPNPSIELPPDASAGTIEVRYVDQSGDLQGPFPIRFDPEAALIRDQRKILDMTSTSWLSFREFNGLLVYYTHLVSYRCAIREVRIGIDSAVPNQVLKMPPCDMRDPSAVSAGMPLYMKLAPSTQTVSVELTYRDGSVSEIKSFRSANRSNN, from the coding sequence ATGACGCGTCGGCTTTTCAGAATTCTGGCCGCTCTTGGCCTTGCGGCGGGCCTGAGCGGATTCGCGTTTCCCGCTTACGCCGAAAAGCGCGTCGCGCTCGTCGTCGGCAACAACGACTACAGGAACGTGCCGAAGCTGCTCAAGGCGGTCAACGACGCCCGCACCATGGGCGATACGCTCAAGCAGCTCGGCTTCTCGGTGATGGTCGCCGAGAACCAGAGCCAGCAGCAATTCTCCGAGACGCTGCTCGCCTTCGACAAGGCGATCGAGCCGGGCGACACCGCGTTTTTCTTCTATGCCGGCCACGGATTCGAGATCGCAGGGCAAAACTATCTGCTGCCGACCGACGTGCCGGCGGCGACCGAAGGACAGGAAGAGCTGGTGCGCGACGCCTCGATCCTGGCCGACCGTATCGTCGAGCGTCTCCAGAACAAGAAGGCGCGGACCTCGATCCTGGTGTTCGATGCCTGCCGCAACAATCCGTTCGAGCGCAAGGGCACCCGCGCGGTCGCCGGCGCGGGCGGGCTTGCGCCGATGACGCAACTGCCGGAAGGCGTGTTCTCGGTGTTCTCCGCGGGACCCCGGCAGACCGCGCTCGATCGCCTGTCCAACGACGATGCCAACCCCAATTCCGTGTTCACGCGCACCTTCGCCAAGGAGCTGCTCAAGCCCGGCGAGAACCTCGTGCAGGTGGCGCAGCGCACCCGCCGTGCCGTCAGCGAGCTCGCCGACACCGTGAAACACAGGCAGGTGCCCGTCTATTTCGACCAGATGGTCGACGACGTGTTCCTCAGCGGCCTTGCCAAGGATGCCATCGCGCGTTCCGACGATCCGCCGCCTACGAAGCTTGCGGCGCTGCCGCCGGTCTCGGTGCCGCAGCTGCCGAAGGAGGAAGCCACCAACGCGCCGATCGCGAGCTTCTCGCGGCACAATGGCGGCTGGAGCGTGGTGTTCTCCTTTGCTGATCCGACGCTCGGCATCTCCTGGCGCATGGCCGGCAAGGGCGATTTCCGCGAGACCGGTTTCATCGACACGCTCGATCCGCGCACGCGCAAGCGGATGCCGAATCCGTCGATCGAGTTGCCGCCGGATGCTTCAGCCGGCACCATAGAGGTCCGCTATGTCGACCAGTCCGGTGATTTGCAAGGGCCGTTCCCGATCAGGTTCGATCCTGAGGCCGCGCTGATCCGCGACCAGCGCAAGATCCTCGACATGACCTCGACGAGCTGGCTGTCGTTCCGTGAATTCAACGGCCTGTTGGTCTACTACACCCATCTCGTGTCCTACCGCTGCGCCATCCGCGAAGTGCGCATCGGCATCGACAGCGCCGTGCCCAACCAGGTGCTCAAGATGCCGCCTTGCGACATGCGTGACCCCAGCGCCGTCAGCGCCGGCATGCCGCTCTACATGAAACTTGCGCCGAGCACGCAGACCGTCTCGGTGGAGCTGACCTATCGCGACGGCAGCGTGTCCGAGATCAAGAGCTTCCGCAGCGCGAACCGGAGCAATAATTGA